acagtaaccttattgTTTGTTCATTTTcgaatcacctgattgacgtattCCGATAAACCTTACTGATTGTTAGTAACCTTACCGATGTTATTTGACTTTACTATATTTTTCATCTGGTAACCTTACCAACACTAGTAACTCTTTTGTTGCTTATTTTACTGCCTCAAAACCTGATCCTGCTTGGTAGTCTAACTTTAAgtcaatttcaatttatttttttcaaaagggtCTATTCCAAGACAATTAATGCGGAATCAATCAAAATTCCCATGATCCAATGAGAAAACTTTGCACGTGCACGAAAAATATCGTTCTTGCCAAAGATATACACATTCATAACATTTGGTGCATCTACATATTTGCATTAAGCATGGTGCATAGGCCCGGGAATacttcaaaaaatatcaaaacctGTTTACCAACTAAGTTACCTgtgcaaatcaaattcaaatcatcTTGGAGAAATTCATAGCAAAGTCGTAGACAAATGTGGTAAAGTCAGTAACTCTAGATAAAAACCTGATGGTTTAAAAGGAGGAgccataaaaaaaacaaaacgtaTAAACATTTGGTGCATATACATATCGACAAACAACTATCATTGGGGAACATGCATAAACATATCAATATTACATTGGGTATCAAAAATAGGAAGGCCATAGATAGGAAGAATCTACGATAACTCATTATGTTAGTCTCTAAGTAGTAGTAGGTCCTTTGCCTTATTTTCTACCCTCTAGGCCGTGATAGATATAAAGGAAGCTACGATATAATTCACTAGGAAACAATGAATTATCTAACTTGTATTATTTATCCTATAGNNNNNNNNNNNNNNNNNNNNNNNNNNNNNNNNNNNNNNNNNNNNNNNNNNNNNNNNNNNNNNNNNNNNNNNNNNNNNNNNNNNNNNNNNNNNNNNNNNNNACTGTGAAGGAAGTTGATATTCAGAACCTTCCTCCcaaaagattttttttcaaaGACTTTAATGATATTCTTGGAGGAAATTGTGAGATGAACCGACTTGAAGGTAAATATATTAGGTCATTTGATTTCTTCATACTacaattttgtttattattacagAAGTTGATTTTAACTTACTCTTTCACTCTATTTTGTAGATATCATTGGTGTGGTTCAGGAAATCAACAATTTTCAATACAACAATTCTGGAAAAAAATCATTTGTTTCATTGAGTCttaaagacttgaagtaaattaTCTGAATTCAAATATTACAACTGTGTGCCATCATTATTATCTTATtgatatttttatgtttatttctgCAGAGGAGTCATTGTTAACTGCACATTATGGGAGAGTTACGGAACAAAATTTTTGGACTTCTACCACGACGAAAAAAACAGTGGTGCTATTGTAATAATACTAACTCATGCAATGATAAAGGAATCACAAGGTTTGTATCAATAATCTCCTATTATTCAAATGTGATATCTCTCTGTAATAAATTTGATACTCTAATTTTGGTCTATTTCAGTCTCAAATGGATGGAGTGGATCTAAGTTGCTTATTAACGAAGACATTCCAGAGATAACTGAGTATTTATCAAAGTATACACAAGTTGTTATATTCTTAAAGTATAATAAGCTCCCTTAAAATTTATCATCATTTACATTCATTTTTGGTTCAATGTTTCAGGTTACCGTCAAATGAGCAGACTGAAAAGCCTTCGCAGTCTTCGAAGGGAATGTCTCTTTGGTCTGGTGCCTCTCAATTCACCCCAGTCGAAAGTTTCGTTCATAAGGCCAAGTGTATTTCTCTTAGTGAACTTTGCAAGGTGAAACAGGTACATGGTTATGACAAATTTCAAATAGTAAGATCAATATTATTTTATACAGATGATTTTTGTTAGAGTGTTGCATTTTTTTATATTCAACTTATTGTATCTTAGGACATGTTATGCGTTACTGTTGGAACAACTCAAATATTTTTTGTCTCAAAACACGGTTGGTTTTATTATGGGTGTACTAAATGTTCTTTAAAGGCATCTGATGTGAACAATCCATACAAATGTTCATGTGGACAGAATGTAGAACATGCCATACCAAGgttgtatttttcaatttttaatcagATTAATTCATTTGCCATGTTTCAATATTTGTAGTGTTCTAATTGTATTTTCCTATGTATTTATGTAAAAAGGTATCGAGTTGACATATATGTAGTTGATGGTGATTCCAAATTTCGCTTTGTGTTTTGGGACACTGACTGTGCCGACATTATTGGAAAGTCTGCTGATAGTATTTATAAAGCAATGCTTGAGGTTCATTTTAATTCATTacctattttaatatttatttgtataggAATGAAGTACTTACATTGAATTTAATGTGTAGGAAGGTGACGACGACCCAATGATATATCCAGATGATCTTGACATGCTACTTGGTAAAAAGATGGCGTTTAGGGCTAAAGTTCAGCCAACATTTGGCCAAGCATCTGTTTGGAAACTTTCTTATGATGAAGAGTTTGTAAAGGAAATTGAGAAAGATTATATTACTGATGAAGTATGGAAATTTTACTTTGAACATCTACATATGTCTAtttatcaatatttgtatcttaaTCTTCATCTCAATCTCTGATCTGCAGGGAGATAGCAAATCTTTAAACCAAAACCCAGTTGTTGATCGTGTTGATGAATCCATTGTATGTTAATGTTGACTAAACTTTAGCCTGTTAATTACATTATTTTCTTTATACTTACTATTAATTTGTTTTCTTCCAGGAGTCGTTGTCAGCATATGGAGAAAATGATCCTGATAAAATTGTGACCAATACTCCATCCAAAGGAAGTCCTGTTTATCTTGATGCTGTAGATTCTGAATTACAAGCGTATGGTACTACCCAGCTCTCAGGAACCAAGCCTGCAAAGAAAGTTAAGATTGAATCTGATGCATGAAGACTCCACCAGAACCATTTTAATTTCCATCATTATTGTTATTTTGTGATCTTTTCTTGACTGTTGTTTTAATGTTTTGGTACAAGATACACGAGTTACGATCCATGGATTAAATATCAATTATCATTTTGTCATATGATATCAAATATCAATTATCATGTTGGTTTTCTTATAATTTCTCTGTAGCAATGGTTTATTGTCTGTTGTTTGAGTTtaatattgcatgatatattgccCGATTATACAATGCTAAATATATTAACTGTTGTTTGTGTTTAATATTGCGTGATATATTGTCCGATTATACAAACGATCCATATGAATTGGAAAAAAAGTTAGAATTAACCATCCTACATGATATTTCTTCTTACCTGCAAgtgaaaattaatttttgaataataaaTTGTATATCAGAATCGTTTTGATTTGCACAGTTTTTTTTCAATAAACCATAATTTTGGCAATGATATTTACAGTAATGTCTTGCATTATAAGTTCATTATTGACTTCTCAATAAACATAATTTTGGCAATGATATTTTCAGTAATTGCTTTTTCAACAGATTCCTCTAATGCAAAATTTTTTAATTCATCAACTTGATTTGAATACTGCAtgcattatttaaataaaacataacGAAATGTGTTTTACAAGTTTTTTAATGTGACTCTTGAAAACTGCACCAGCATTATGTCAACCATCATACCTACCTAACATATAAACTGTAACTTGCACTACATTCTTATCTTATTTGTGCACGCTTCATGCAATTATGGTTGCTTGGTGCATTCATTTTTTGCTTATTTAATGATTAAGTCACAATATTTTTAACTGCATAcaatattaattatcataaactTTTCATATTCAGCTATTTCCCTCCATAAACAAATAGTTTGGAGGGAGTCTTTGTCCATATATTTCCTGCTTCCCTGCATATTCAGCCATATTTTGCAGAATGATTGTAACTTCAAAGTAAAAAATCATGGAAAAGAAACAAAGCGATGAGCATGATCACTTCATGAATGTTATCAGAAGAAAAAGGCAATTTGATGCTAGACATCATAGAAAGCGTGTTCTTGGAGCTAAGAGAGCCAAGCGATTGGCGTCAATGAACAAAGAAAATGCATGTCAAACTCAACCCCCTGCTGATACTATATCTTCGCATTTCAGATTACCACTATCTTCTATTTCTCCAAATATTCCAAGTTCCACCATAACTGATCGAAATACACAGCAGAAAACTCACAGTATATCAACATTGAATACATTGGCAAGTTCATTAGCAAAAAAACGCCCAAGAGTTGTTTCTGTAAAGAACATTAACAATTTAGGAGTTAACCTCAGAAGGAGATTTGATAACGAGTTTATGAGCGGTGCGACAGCATCTTCAAGCCATACACCAAATCCAGATTCCAGCACCAACGAACTTTTCCAAGATGACAGTGAAGGGGATGAAGGTTCCGGTAATTCTTCAGATGGTAAGTAACTTTATTGTGATGGATTATTAACCGATATTGAATGTTCTTACATTTCACCAATatataataacataatatttTCGAACTCATTTTTACTATGTTGTTGTAGCCTGCAGTTCAGTTTCTAACTATTCAATGGACGAGCATGACGTAGGTTTTGACACTGACATTGAAGAAATAGATGTTCAAAGATCAGGTTGTATTTTATTGTATTGATAtgtttctttctttaaaaaatcatGATCTATTATGTTATTTTACCTGACAACTGTACATTTTTGTTTAGGAGAATACTACGATTTAGGTGACCCATCATGTGAGTGTCAGCAATGTGGTGCAAATATGTGGTATATGGAGAGGAAAAACAAGTCTCGACATTCTGCTAATCCTAAGTTCTCAATGTGTTGTGGAGAAGGAAAGGTTCAAATACCTTTGTTGAGACAACCTCCACCCGTATTGCAGAGCCTGTTGTTTGAACAAAACGAAAGTGAATCAAAAATATTCCAACAACAAATTCGTCTTTACAATATGATGTTCGCATTTACTTCTCCGGGTGCTAAAATGGACAACAGATTTAATAATGGTAGAGGTCCCCCTAACTATCGTATTCAAGGTCAAACATGTCATCGTATAGGCAGCATGTTACCTTTGCCAGGTGAAAAGGCCCGTTTTGCCCAACTATATATATTCGATACTGAACATGAAGTTCAGAATAGATTTGATATTTTCAGGTTTTTACTTTATATATCTTTGTTTCAACACTGTATATTATTTTGTTGTTGCAATTCTCAACATTCTGAACTTTATACGTTGGATGATTTGCAGAAAAAGGGACGGAGTTGATATTAATATAGTTGAAAAGTTGTCTTCAATGTTATATGAACATAATGTTCATGCTCAGTCATTTAAGATGGCAAGGGATAGACTTTCTGAAGGAAATGTTGCAGATCTAAAACTCCGTCTCATTTCTGATCGTCAAAATGATGGAAGAATATATAATCAACCAACagtttcagaagttgctgctctcaTTGTTGGTGATGTTGATACTGCAGAAAAAAGGGATATTATAATGCAAAAACAATGTGGCCAACTTCAGAGAATAGATGAATATCACACTTCTTATTTGGGTTTTCAATATCCTTTACTTTTCCCTTACGGCGAAGATGGTTACAGACCAAACATACGGCATCGCAATAAAGGATCTACAACGGTTCGTAATGCAGAAACAACGACCACGGTATCGGAAATTGACGATGTTCCATGGGAGGATGCAACCAAAAGAAACAGACTTACAATCAGAGAGTGGTTCGCCTTTAGGATTCAGTCAAGAAAAAACGAGGCACAGACAATTCTCAGGTCAAGGAGGTTATTTCAGCAGTTTTTGGTAGATGGTTTTACAATGATGGAATCTGAGAGACTACGATGGTTAAGAAAGAATCAGTCAAAACTACGAGTAGGGAAGTATGATCATCTTGCAGATGCTAGGACAAATGGACATACACGTGGTGCAGCTACAGGGAAAAGAGTTGTCCTACCTTCGTCGTATGTTGGAAGCCGTAGATTTATGGATCAGTTATACTTCGATGGCATGGCAATTTGTAGTTATGTTGGATTTCCTGATTTGTTTATTACATTCACATGTAATCCCAATTGGCCAGAAATACAGCGCGTATTAAGTTCTGCAAATCTGAAAGCGTCTGATCGTCCGGATCTCATAACAAGAATCTTCAAATTGAAATTTGATTCGTTACTGTCTGATTTGACTAAAAAGAGTATCATGGGAAAGGTTCTTGCGTGTAAGTAATTTGTaactttgattaatttaatttccttattCATTTTTAATGTCATGTTATAAACCAATATGTTAATTTTATATTTGTAGATATGTACACAATTGAGTTCCAAAAAAGAGGGTTGCCCCATGCGCACATATTAATTTTCCTTCATCCGTCGAGCAAGTATCCAACACCCGCTGACATTGATCGTATCATATCAGCAGAAATACCAAACAAAGACACTGACGAAGAGTTATATAACTTGGTCAAATCTCACATGATACACGGACCTTGCGGAAATGCTTTTCGTAATTCTACGTGTATGAAGGAAGGAAAATGTTCTAAATACTTCCCTAAAGAATTCAGACGTGATACGATCGTTGATCAAGATGGATATCCGGTTTATAGACGAAGGGACAACGGACACACAGTTTCTAAGAATGGAATTGAGATTGATAACAGATTTGTTGTTCCTTACAATTCAAAGTTATTGTTGAAGTACAGAGCTCATATTAATATGGAATGGTGCAATCAAAGCACATCCgtcaaatatttgtttaaatacaTCAACAAAGGATACGACAGAATAACTGCTGCAATTGTCATGAATGAAGATGGATCTGTTTCGCAACACGAAGCCGTCGATGAAATAAAGCAGTATATTGACTGTAGGTACGTTTCTCCAAGTGAAGCTGCTTGGAGAATTTATGGTTTTTCCATTCATGGAAGAAAACCAGCTGTAGAAAGACTTCACTTTCATGGGGAGGGACAAAATTCTGTTTTTTATACTGATGTCAGTCCCATTACCAAAGTCCTTGATAAACCGAGCGTTACTGAGTCGATGTTTACTTCTTGGTTTGAAGCAAACAAGAAATACGACGAAGCGCGCCAACTAACGTATAGcaattttgtttcaaagtttGTATACGTTAAGAAAAAGAGAGAGTGGAAACCCAGACAAAAGGGATACACAATTGGAAGACTAATTTGGGTTCCTCCAACTACTGGGGAGTTGTACTATCTAAGGATGATGCTAACACATGTCAAAGGACCGAAAAGCTACGATGAAATAAAGACAGTAAACAATGTTAGGTACGATACTTTCCGTGATGCATGTTTTGCTATGGGATTTATTGGGGATGATCGAGAATTCATAGCTGCAATAACAGAAGCATTTCATTGGGGTTCTGGACATTATTTGAGATTACTTTTTGTTCACATGTTATTGTCAAGTAGCATTAATAGGCCTAAGCATGTATGGAGTAAAACTCAACATCTGTTATCTGATGGAATTCTGTATTCTCAGCAAAGGATTGCAAACAACAGAGGTATATTTTCAATTATGATCAGAGTAATTAATTACACATAATATTACTATGCTATTCCAATATTTAccaactatttatttatttttttcatttaacaGGTCTGCGACTAACAAATGAAGAAATTCTCAATCTGacgttgattgaaattgaaaaactTCTTCAACGCAGTAGAAAGAGTTTAAGTGATTTTCCTGGAATGCCAAAACCACATGGTTACATAATTGAGGAGCttggaaataatttaatttacgaAGAGAGAAACTACGATCCTGCTGGACAACTTCAACAGTTTAATACGCTGTATAATAACCTCACAGGTGTAAATAATAGTTAACATCAATTAGGCAGAAGAATTTCATATTACTTAGAAACTTATATTTCTAATATGAAGCATCTAACATATGTGTTGACTTTATTTCAGATGAACAAAGAGATGTATTCAAACAAATCTTGACGGCTGTTGATACCCAGAACGGAGGGGTAttctttttgtatggatacggcgGTACAGGGAAAACATACATGTGGAGAACATTAGCTTCCTACATAAGATCAAGAAGACAAATATGCTTGACAGTTGCCTCTTCAGGAAttgcatcccttttgctccccgGTGGTCGAACGGcacattctaaatttaaaattccGATCCCCACACTTGAATCTTCGACATGCGACATTAACAAGGGTAGTGACAGGGGTGACAtgctaaaaatatcaaaattgatAATTTGGGATGAAGCTCCCATGTGTCACAAATTTTGTTTTGAAGCTTTGGATAAAAGACTCAGAGATATCATGGGTGGAACCAGGTCATCTGATAAAATATTTGGTGGGAAGGTAATTGTGTTTGGTGGCGATTTCAGACAGATTCTACCGGTTATTCCAAGAGGCAGCCGTTCAGATATAATTCATGCAACTATCAATTCATCATACATTTGGGATCATTGTAAGGTTTTGAAACTTACAAAAAACATGAGGCTTCAGCAATCTGGGACGACCATATCGGCATCCGAGTTAGAACGGTTTTCAAATTGGATATTAAAAGTTGGAGATGGAAAACTAGCAGAACCTAACGATGGCTATGCTGATATTGATATCCCAGCAGTTATTTTGATATCTAATTTTGATGATCCCCTTCGAGCCATATTCGAAAACACTTATCCAAATTTTGAAGCTAAATTCAATAATGTAGCTTTTCTGCAGTCAAGGGCAATATTGGCTGGAACAATTGAGACAGTAGATGAAATAAATCACTATGTACtagacaatcttccaggtaatatttaattttttgtgaAAATTTATCCGACGATTTTTCACTTCCATCTTTAACAGATCATAATATAAAGGCACTGCATTTTCAGGGGATGAAAAAGAATACCTAAGCTCTGATTCAGTCGACACGCATGATGGTGATGGCAatgaatgttttgatgttttaacTCCTGAGTTTCTGAATGGATTGAGAACGTCGGGACTTCCTAATCATAGGATCAGATTGAAAGTAAATACTCCAATCATGCTGCTCAGGAATATTGATCAAGCAGAAGGCTTATGCAATGGAACACGTCTAATCGTTACAAGATTGGCTGATCATGTTATCGAAGCTAAAATCATTTCAGGCAAGAACATCGGCGGTATCATTTATATTGCCCGAATGGACATTACTCCAACGCAGACGCCATGGCCATTCAGGATGACACGAAGACAGTTTCCTATAACAGTCTGTTATGCTATGACTATTAATAAATCTCAAGGTCAGTCTTTGGATCATGTTGGCATATATTTGCCGAGGAGCGTATTCAGCCATGGCCAGTTATATGTTGCAGTTTCAAGAGTAAAGAGCAGAAAAGGCCTTAAAATCTTGATCCATGATAAGGAGAAACTTCCATTGACCACCACAACAAATGTTGTCTTCAAAGAAGTGTTTGAAAATGTGTAGTCTATAAGTTTTTGCAATATTTATGGACCTGTTGTTATTGGTATATGTTTTGTGCTCAGTTGCCTAAAATTAGCTTACAACTTAAACAACTTATTAACTGTCATGAATGGAAGATTTTATATCATCTTTGCATATtgataatttattttcatctgTACAACTGGATTGAAAACTTACGATGAATGATAGCTGCCATAATATCAATGATTATAGATCATCATCAATTATAAGGTTAGCAAAGAAAAATATTCACGTTGATAACCATTATTTAAATCCATTACAGAGCCATCTGTGATTACAATCTAAGTACCATCAACAACAAATTTAAAGCTACAAGTAACATCTTTACATCCTAATCAGCTACTTTTTTCCCCAagaacacaaacatcagatctgaATATGGAATCATGGAGAATTCTATGAAATCTCCAACTTGAAGGTTTTTTGACTTTGCAAATTCGTACCAACCAACTCCAATATGTTTCTCATACTCATTCCTGCCAGCCTTAAGAATACGACAGTGATATCCCTTTCCGTCAATAAGATCTACCATCCTTATTGCATTTTGGTCTTTACGAAAACATGTCCTTGATATTTCCATTGGAATATTCTGCATTATAACTTTCTACTTATTAACCCACGATATATATAGATCTATATACGGCAGTGGATTTTACTGGGTTTTGAACTTACCAGAGCATTTTGGCCTCGCATGTTCGCTTCTGTGACATTAGATTTCCACTTTACCTCCCCGGTGTGATCAGCCATGCATTCAGCTTCAGTAAGAAACCCATCTTTTATGAGTGTTTCAAACATCTTTTCCTGCTCTTGCTCAAACTCTTTGTTAATGTTATGAGCCCATTCAAGACTGTCTCTCTCAGGATCACTGAAACATATATTTTAAAGAATAACACTGCTATTAAGCAAAGAGACGAGAAAAAAGGGAATCCATTTATTTTATTACAACATGCATGCAAAGTATACTCACCTGCTTGATGGAGAAGGGACGAATGGAACTCCCCACTTCACCATATCagaattaaattttataaggacctCAATTCTGATGCATTATGACAAAAAATTCTATATATAGATAGATAGTGATAACCCTTATTTTTTGGGCCAGACAACACTGATGGGCCTACATTTTTTATATGTACAAATATCCAGCATGTTTGGTAAACGAGTTTTAACAACAAAAAAGTAATTATTGCAATTTTTTTAGTAGTTATTAGATGTTACAAATCAGACCTTTAAATATACATGACACTATATTTCCTTCCATACATTTAATAAATCTGCTTGCCTACATAAATTGAAGTTGCTATATATCTAAGCTGATTGTATAATATGTATTCTTTATAAACTGTAATTTGGTTTTAACATGGTAAATTGTTTATCAAacaaaatttcttaaaaaaacatttcatatTAACTTTATAACTATTATATTTAGTTAATGTTTATAATGCATGTAAATAAACTATTCTAGCACACATGAGCCAATCATGATGGCCAATGTAAAGGAGCAACCATGAAGTATGTAGAACATTAAGATAAACAAAACATATAACCATTCAAAAATTCCCAGGCCAGGAAAGTAGTCTTGATAAAGTCATTCAACATTAAAGCAAAAGTACCAACCCATAGGGGAAACAAAAAACATTGTTCAGATAAGTTATAAAAGTCACCACCAGATACACAAAATTCAAAGACTTTGGTCTTTGAAACTACTTCAACAACAGAAAAAAAAGCAAAGTTCTTCCACCACCTTTCAACAGccccatcatttcttcttcattGTAACATAAATGAAAGTGCCATGTTTCGCCAACTGACAAGTCAGTGTGTCGCCTTTCTTGAACCCTTTGGTCTTCGCATAGGCGTACCATCCTTTAGTCATGTATTTCTCAGCCGGACTCGGAGCCCCGTTGCGGTATGCCGTCTTCACAGTACACTTGAATTGTTGATACAAATCACAATCTCTAATAGTTACCTCCTTCTGATTACTTGCCAAGCAGTCTATTGCTATCTGCTTAGGGAAatgctgcaacaacacaaatattCATTGAATAAACACTTGAGATCTGCAAAGTATTAAAATATGAGGTCGATTTTCAGTATGCTTACCTGGACATTATCCTTTTTTACTCTTGAATTCTTTATAGCAATATCCCAGCAGTATGTTGGCTTTCCTCCCCACATTCTTATCCTAACATTTGAAACATTTTTCCCCTTCTTTGCAAGTTTCATTGTGCTCTTCTCACTCCCATCTGTAACAGATCTTAAGTTGGCAGTCCTTCCAAGATTTTTGCTATTAGTCCTCCTCTCAACTTCAGCTGCTTTCTTCCCAACTGTTTTATCAACAACAGTTTTGGACTTCTCAGTTTTTTTGTTAGTCTGTACATTATCGTTCACAGAGACAAGGGggacatcatcttcttcaagctTAACACTACTCATAGGAACAACAGTATTGTTGACATTTGGAACAACTGCAGGGACATTCTTGCAAGTTTCTGCAAATCTAACAGATTTCTTAGAATTTGCTTTACCCTTTCTAACCGACCTGACAGATGATTGTTTTACTGAGCCATCTTCAACCTCATCTACGAGTTTTTGAATTTCGTTCATTGCTGCCTCCTCACTGAAAGAAAAATTATAGTTGCATGAGCACATTATTAATCCCAAATACGGATTAACAACGCAACTATACCATAGACAGGGAATATTTGAAAGattaacaactttaaaatatatataacaccACACTATTGGCCCAGAATAAAACACCTATGCTTTATAGATTAACACAATCAGGCAAATAAACATTCGATACAACTTGACCCCCCACAACGTTACGAAGACCTGATCTGGGAAATATTAAACAGTAaactccattcacatcattctcTATTAATTAAACAAATCTATTTTAGCATGCATCAGaaataaaaaaaccctaaaacctaacta
The Vicia villosa cultivar HV-30 ecotype Madison, WI linkage group LG6, Vvil1.0, whole genome shotgun sequence genome window above contains:
- the LOC131615230 gene encoding uncharacterized protein LOC131615230 is translated as MNRLEDIIGVVQEINNFQYNNSGKKSFVSLSLKDLKGVIVNCTLWESYGTKFLDFYHDEKNSGAIVIILTHAMIKESQVSNGWSGSKLLINEDIPEITEYLSKLPSNEQTEKPSQSSKGMSLWSGASQFTPVESFVHKAKCISLSELCKVKQDMLCVTVGTTQIFFVSKHGWFYYGCTKCSLKASDVNNPYKCSCGQNVEHAIPRYRVDIYVVDGDSKFRFVFWDTDCADIIGKSADSIYKAMLEEGDDDPMIYPDDLDMLLGKKMAFRAKVQPTFGQASVWKLSYDEEFVKEIEKDYITDEGDSKSLNQNPVVDRVDESIESLSAYGENDPDKIVTNTPSKGSPVYLDAVDSELQAYGTTQLSGTKPAKKVKIESDA
- the LOC131615231 gene encoding uncharacterized protein LOC131615231, which translates into the protein MEKKQSDEHDHFMNVIRRKRQFDARHHRKRVLGAKRAKRLASMNKENACQTQPPADTISSHFRLPLSSISPNIPSSTITDRNTQQKTHSISTLNTLASSLAKKRPRVVSVKNINNLGVNLRRRFDNEFMSGATASSSHTPNPDSSTNELFQDDSEGDEGSGNSSDACSSVSNYSMDEHDVGFDTDIEEIDVQRSGEYYDLGDPSCECQQCGANMWYMERKNKSRHSANPKFSMCCGEGKVQIPLLRQPPPVLQSLLFEQNESESKIFQQQIRLYNMMFAFTSPGAKMDNRFNNGRGPPNYRIQGQTCHRIGSMLPLPGEKARFAQLYIFDTEHEVQNRFDIFRKRDGVDINIVEKLSSMLYEHNVHAQSFKMARDRLSEGNVADLKLRLISDRQNDGRIYNQPTVSEVAALIVGDVDTAEKRDIIMQKQCGQLQRIDEYHTSYLGFQYPLLFPYGEDGYRPNIRHRNKGSTTDATKRNRLTIREWFAFRIQSRKNEAQTILRSRRLFQQFLVDGFTMMESERLRWLRKNQSKLRVGKYDHLADARTNGHTRGAATGKRVVLPSSYVGSRRFMDQLYFDGMAICSYVGFPDLFITFTCNPNWPEIQRVLSSANLKASDRPDLITRIFKLKFDSLLSDLTKKSIMGKVLAYMYTIEFQKRGLPHAHILIFLHPSSKYPTPADIDRIISAEIPNKDTDEELYNLVKSHMIHGPCGNAFRNSTCMKEGKCSKYFPKEFRRDTIVDQDGYPVYRRRDNGHTVSKNGIEIDNRFVVPYNSKLLLKYRAHINMEWCNQSTSVKYLFKYINKGYDRITAAIVMNEDGSVSQHEAVDEIKQYIDCRYVSPSEAAWRIYGFSIHGRKPAVERLHFHGEGQNSVFYTDVSPITKVLDKPSVTESMFTSWFEANKKYDEARQLTYSNFVSKFVYVKKKREWKPRQKGYTIGRLIWVPPTTGELYYLRMMLTHVKGPKSYDEIKTVNNVRYDTFRDACFAMGFIGDDREFIAAITEAFHWGSGHYLRLLFVHMLLSSSINRPKHVWSKTQHLLSDGILYSQQRIANNRGLRLTNEEILNLTLIEIEKLLQRSRKSLSDFPGMPKPHGYIIEELGNNLIYEERNYDPAGQLQQFNTLYNNLTDEQRDVFKQILTAVDTQNGGVFFLYGYGGTGKTYMWRTLASYIRSRRQICLTVASSGIASLLLPGGRTAHSKFKIPIPTLESSTCDINKGSDRGDMLKISKLIIWDEAPMCHKFCFEALDKRLRDIMGGTRSSDKIFGGKVIVFGGDFRQILPVIPRGSRSDIIHATINSSYIWDHCKVLKLTKNMRLQQSGTTISASELERFSNWILKVGDGKLAEPNDGYADIDIPAVILISNFDDPLRAIFENTYPNFEAKFNNVAFLQSRAILAGTIETVDEINHYVLDNLPGDEKEYLSSDSVDTHDGDGNECFDVLTPEFLNGLRTSGLPNHRIRLKVNTPIMLLRNIDQAEGLCNGTRLIVTRLADHVIEAKIISGKNIGGIIYIARMDITPTQTPWPFRMTRRQFPITVCYAMTINKSQGQSLDHVGIYLPRSVFSHGQLYVAVSRVKSRKGLKILIHDKEKLPLTTTTNVVFKEVFENV